A part of Fulvitalea axinellae genomic DNA contains:
- a CDS encoding ParA family protein: MGKVIAIVNHKGGVGKTTTTANLGKALSLAGEKVLLVDIDPQGNLSQTFGIENPDRQVVDALVEGGKLPEELVCENLCLAPSGLELVDAETSLANEITGFAKLRKALRPIRDSYDYILIDCPPSLNILSQNAIVSSDSVLIPVEPTYYASNGLERILNVIEDIREEINDSLEVEGLVFTMVDGRLAIQKHIREEVRSSFEDLDIFNTEIRRNVTLQESSSQRQDVFSYDAKSRGATDYRSLAEEVRRG; this comes from the coding sequence ATGGGAAAAGTAATAGCAATCGTAAACCATAAGGGAGGAGTAGGCAAGACGACTACAACGGCTAATTTGGGCAAGGCCCTGAGTCTTGCGGGCGAGAAGGTGTTATTGGTGGACATTGACCCACAAGGTAACCTTTCCCAAACTTTTGGAATTGAAAATCCTGATAGACAAGTTGTTGATGCATTGGTTGAAGGTGGTAAATTACCAGAAGAATTGGTTTGCGAAAACCTGTGTTTGGCTCCTTCGGGACTGGAGTTGGTGGATGCGGAAACATCCTTGGCAAATGAGATTACGGGGTTTGCAAAGTTAAGGAAGGCTTTGCGCCCTATCCGGGACAGCTACGATTATATTTTGATAGATTGTCCGCCCTCGTTGAATATTTTGAGCCAAAACGCAATAGTGTCATCAGATTCGGTTTTAATACCTGTGGAACCGACTTATTATGCATCTAACGGGCTGGAAAGAATACTGAACGTAATCGAGGATATACGGGAGGAGATCAATGATTCTTTGGAGGTGGAAGGCCTTGTATTTACGATGGTGGACGGCAGATTGGCTATCCAAAAACATATCCGGGAAGAAGTGAGATCTAGTTTTGAGGATTTGGATATTTTTAATACCGAGATCCGAAGAAACGTTACGCTTCAGGAAAGTTCGTCGCAACGACAGGACGTGTTTAGTTATGACGCTAAGTCAAGAGGCGCAACGGATTATCGGTCTTTAGCGGAGGAGGTGCGCCGTGGCTAA
- a CDS encoding helix-turn-helix domain-containing protein — MFKHPYTKIEFLERELGVSRPTASSYLNTLAKDGVLGKRTQGKSNYYINLMLVRTLTEGGAFGY; from the coding sequence TTGTTCAAGCACCCTTATACCAAGATCGAGTTTCTGGAGCGGGAACTGGGGGTGAGCAGGCCCACGGCTTCGTCGTACCTGAACACTTTGGCCAAGGACGGAGTTTTGGGGAAACGCACGCAGGGCAAGTCGAATTATTATATCAACCTGATGCTGGTAAGAACCTTGACGGAAGGTGGGGCTTTCGGGTATTGA
- a CDS encoding ParB/RepB/Spo0J family partition protein, whose translation MAKKFGSVIRHKRNRGEELGATQAIKSKIKVLEELRSLIPPLRDEEYLQLLDNVRKEGVREPILLWECGEDYVIVDGHNRYRCVEELGREEVRWHVKVGDFGNIEDVRAWMIDNQLGRRNLTDLQRAVLIEEKYDLIKQGRGGDRRTKTNGQNLPIENNERQNAYQVIAKETGRSERTVKNDIAVARGLKVLPEEEREQILKGEKKAKKGDLAKLGRGQAPATKVVKAEAKPGAKVTAGVWLIESEGRREMVRVRAGKVERWGRSGKVSLEEFSQGVSFLEKVDLRKV comes from the coding sequence GTGGCTAAGAAGTTCGGGAGCGTAATAAGGCATAAGCGTAACCGTGGTGAAGAGCTGGGAGCTACGCAAGCCATAAAGTCAAAGATTAAAGTTTTGGAGGAGTTGCGGAGCCTGATACCGCCGTTGCGTGACGAGGAGTATTTGCAGTTGTTGGATAATGTCCGGAAGGAAGGGGTTCGAGAACCAATATTGCTTTGGGAATGTGGCGAAGACTATGTAATAGTGGACGGGCATAACCGTTACCGGTGTGTAGAGGAACTTGGTCGTGAGGAAGTACGCTGGCATGTGAAGGTCGGAGACTTCGGCAACATCGAAGATGTAAGAGCTTGGATGATTGACAACCAGCTGGGAAGGAGAAACTTAACTGATCTTCAGCGGGCGGTGTTGATTGAAGAAAAGTATGACTTGATAAAGCAAGGGCGTGGTGGTGACCGACGTACGAAAACCAATGGGCAAAATTTGCCCATTGAAAATAACGAGAGGCAAAATGCGTATCAGGTGATAGCGAAGGAAACCGGAAGGAGTGAACGGACGGTGAAGAATGATATCGCTGTGGCGCGTGGACTAAAGGTTTTGCCAGAAGAGGAGCGTGAGCAGATTCTGAAAGGAGAAAAGAAAGCGAAGAAAGGAGACTTGGCCAAGCTGGGCCGGGGGCAAGCACCGGCTACTAAGGTGGTTAAAGCCGAAGCGAAACCTGGAGCGAAGGTGACTGCTGGGGTATGGCTTATTGAATCTGAAGGTAGGCGCGAGATGGTTAGGGTTAGGGCTGGAAAGGTGGAACGTTGGGGCCGTTCAGGAAAGGTTTCACTGGAAGAGTTTAGTCAAGGAGTTTCTTTCTTAGAGAAAGTCGACCTTCGGAAGGTATAA
- a CDS encoding Fic family protein, which produces MEELFKYNHDDYPNFTYSSERLQGPLLEASRLHGEIIGRFRDAGIDVRNEAVVGVMTDEIVYSARIEGDSLDREDVRDSIRKSMGLGSAKSVHASDGYVEILMDSVSDPGAPLSNSTLFRWHRTLFANGNLDDPGMPVGAFTDERMVIRASGGKVVYMGPPVDRIRSEMNGFMMWFNSASMPAFIKAGIAHLWFEIIHPFGDGNGRIGRAIVDRTLAREFESSLRTVGLSHYIAKHKREYYAQLEFHSKGHMDVTDFLVWFIESISGAIRLSNDRLDSLLKRDKFWARYKAYGFNGRQRKVIDKLLGDDFDAVITTERWCGMTKTSKDSARRDIMALVELGALVEVTDFKRNKKFRLGV; this is translated from the coding sequence ATGGAGGAGTTATTCAAGTATAATCATGACGATTATCCGAATTTCACATATAGTTCGGAGCGGTTGCAGGGGCCTTTGCTGGAGGCGTCGAGGTTGCACGGGGAGATCATCGGGCGGTTTAGGGACGCCGGCATCGACGTGAGGAACGAGGCTGTGGTGGGCGTGATGACGGACGAGATCGTGTATTCGGCGAGGATTGAGGGCGACTCGCTGGACCGTGAGGATGTCCGGGACTCTATCCGGAAATCGATGGGGCTGGGGAGCGCCAAGAGTGTGCACGCCAGTGACGGGTATGTCGAGATTTTGATGGATTCGGTCAGTGATCCCGGGGCGCCGTTGAGCAATTCGACGCTGTTCCGCTGGCACAGGACTTTGTTCGCGAACGGGAATCTGGACGACCCGGGTATGCCGGTCGGGGCGTTTACGGACGAACGGATGGTGATCCGGGCTTCGGGAGGCAAGGTTGTGTATATGGGGCCTCCGGTGGACAGGATCAGGTCCGAGATGAACGGGTTTATGATGTGGTTCAATTCGGCGAGTATGCCGGCGTTTATCAAGGCGGGGATCGCGCATCTGTGGTTTGAGATTATACATCCGTTCGGGGACGGTAACGGGCGGATAGGCCGGGCTATCGTCGACCGGACGTTGGCCAGGGAGTTCGAGTCGTCGTTGAGGACGGTTGGGCTGTCGCATTATATCGCGAAGCACAAGCGGGAGTATTACGCCCAATTGGAGTTTCACTCGAAAGGGCATATGGATGTCACGGATTTTTTGGTTTGGTTTATCGAGTCGATTTCGGGGGCGATCAGGCTTTCGAACGACAGGCTGGACTCGTTGCTGAAGCGGGACAAGTTTTGGGCGAGGTATAAGGCTTACGGGTTTAACGGCAGGCAACGGAAGGTGATCGACAAATTGCTGGGCGATGATTTTGACGCGGTGATCACTACCGAGCGGTGGTGCGGGATGACGAAGACGTCGAAGGATTCGGCGAGAAGGGATATCATGGCTCTTGTGGAGCTGGGGGCTTTGGTAGAGGTCACTGATTTTAAGCGGAATAAGAAGTTTAGGCTTGGGGTTTAG
- a CDS encoding tetratricopeptide repeat protein, producing the protein MKFFERSLLLLALLVLVIHLVFFGVKKSPFVFATVPLSLAYFFGGYWILRDKKDKKSIFPALCGPVIASGLVALPFNFLSIALNVPNFRIVLLANFALAIAMVAFLLINRNTANNTRTLKKICWRSCLVALPGAFFLFVPHTGETYWRTVYIFLQNHERLAANIRMVDNGKAAKELLADKRYEEALECIEQATKSGHTWRNLIHYEYPDALTPQEWQAEARKILRDEYRAHPNRGSLRIMGGCYEVQYDVYRQYGDSLYRKKAFGKALNLYIKAYKTYVEFDDWKVGKSYVLAKIATCYDLANGPERYRESLYSKALDTHMREKGKIGADAAWIFFDRARAKTKNRKRFAEAEADILKALALLRKDGDPETYSKFYDGYIHHLCYNYMLRYEIHNLGHVIQELERKGENGKFKANAIWFLKGMKNYMQDDFIAANKCFSHYISGANDLNKMGSLLALVGRARSEYILGDYKASEIASRELMKKIKEVSKVQGVPSKLLEMIARTLLADVQLKQEKIEEAEKSYRKAVEIYPFKDNSQEASNLRAFIGLAHIDLARGQRTRSLERLDSISKRLANDKGFPMVRESYSVVAKIYEEAKEYDKATKLYADAMRNRPPQDKLTEASFYAGMARILYAKGDYREVEALSSGALSIYKEILPPDHPDLLSTQRFLDKIARDKP; encoded by the coding sequence ATGAAATTTTTTGAACGATCACTGCTCCTTCTTGCGCTTTTGGTGCTTGTTATTCATCTGGTTTTCTTTGGCGTCAAAAAATCGCCTTTCGTATTTGCGACGGTTCCGTTGTCGCTCGCTTACTTTTTTGGCGGTTACTGGATACTTCGTGACAAGAAAGACAAAAAGTCAATATTCCCCGCCCTATGCGGGCCCGTTATCGCTTCCGGGCTCGTTGCCTTGCCGTTTAATTTTCTTTCCATTGCGCTTAATGTACCAAATTTCCGTATAGTTCTTTTGGCAAATTTTGCGTTGGCCATAGCCATGGTCGCTTTCCTGCTGATCAACCGAAATACGGCCAACAATACCCGGACACTGAAGAAAATATGCTGGAGATCCTGTTTGGTTGCGTTGCCCGGGGCCTTTTTTCTTTTCGTTCCTCACACAGGAGAAACATATTGGAGAACCGTATATATTTTCCTGCAAAATCATGAGAGACTGGCCGCCAATATACGGATGGTTGACAATGGAAAAGCCGCTAAAGAACTATTGGCCGACAAACGCTATGAGGAGGCGTTAGAGTGTATCGAACAAGCGACAAAGAGCGGACACACATGGCGTAACCTAATCCATTACGAGTATCCGGACGCTCTTACTCCCCAAGAGTGGCAAGCCGAAGCCAGAAAAATCCTTCGAGACGAATATAGAGCGCATCCGAACAGGGGATCATTAAGGATTATGGGGGGCTGTTACGAGGTTCAATATGACGTATACCGCCAATACGGTGATTCCCTCTACAGAAAGAAGGCCTTTGGAAAAGCCCTTAACTTATATATCAAAGCCTATAAGACATATGTCGAGTTTGACGATTGGAAGGTGGGCAAGTCTTACGTCTTGGCCAAGATTGCCACTTGTTATGATTTGGCAAATGGCCCGGAAAGGTACAGGGAAAGTCTTTACTCCAAGGCCTTGGACACACATATGCGGGAAAAAGGGAAAATTGGCGCCGATGCCGCGTGGATATTCTTCGATAGGGCCAGGGCAAAAACCAAAAATAGGAAAAGGTTTGCGGAGGCGGAAGCCGATATTCTAAAGGCCTTAGCATTGCTGCGAAAGGACGGAGATCCGGAGACGTATTCAAAATTCTATGACGGTTATATACATCACCTGTGCTACAATTATATGTTGAGGTATGAAATACATAACCTAGGGCATGTAATACAGGAACTGGAACGTAAAGGGGAAAATGGTAAGTTCAAGGCTAATGCGATTTGGTTCCTCAAAGGAATGAAAAACTATATGCAGGACGATTTTATCGCGGCCAACAAATGTTTTTCACACTATATAAGTGGAGCTAATGACCTAAATAAAATGGGGTCCCTATTAGCTCTGGTTGGACGGGCCCGTTCGGAATATATTCTGGGGGACTATAAAGCTTCGGAAATCGCTTCCAGAGAGCTGATGAAAAAGATAAAAGAGGTTTCCAAAGTCCAAGGGGTCCCTTCAAAGCTTTTGGAGATGATCGCCCGTACTCTGTTGGCCGACGTTCAGCTAAAGCAGGAAAAAATAGAAGAGGCCGAAAAGAGCTATCGTAAGGCCGTTGAGATCTATCCATTTAAAGACAACTCGCAAGAGGCTTCAAATCTTCGAGCCTTTATAGGGTTAGCGCATATTGACCTCGCTCGTGGCCAGAGAACCCGCTCATTGGAGCGCTTAGATTCCATTTCCAAGCGTTTGGCCAACGATAAGGGATTTCCCATGGTCAGGGAATCTTACAGTGTTGTCGCCAAAATATACGAAGAAGCCAAAGAGTATGACAAAGCCACAAAACTGTACGCGGATGCAATGAGGAACCGGCCTCCTCAAGACAAACTCACCGAAGCGTCTTTCTACGCCGGAATGGCGCGTATATTATACGCTAAGGGAGATTATCGGGAAGTGGAAGCCCTTTCAAGCGGAGCCTTGTCCATTTACAAAGAGATACTGCCTCCCGATCATCCCGATTTGTTATCGACACAGCGGTTTCTGGATAAAATAGCCCGGGACAAACCCTAA
- a CDS encoding DUF6896 domain-containing protein produces MSEIFDNPARPVTTVTTPLSEAQLIELITREGECYLKTPGHHYTDAFIDRIDEQFPALAINQINYLNLLMVSPCVHVDEVIRLKKEILSALSDFHRTAHKLMYRLCDQYNLEPGNQPHVHQLKRNSHKQRGPLGTDWTFFLHGTSCAFENKITGQFLDVKICHKTQYGVIDNYFLRRFIETTPTHDKVSKLIAGKSQNMHKILSTFKRMGYLIEEVDAFGNYQLLYLTEKSDYAL; encoded by the coding sequence ATGTCAGAAATTTTCGATAACCCCGCCCGCCCGGTTACAACGGTCACAACCCCTCTCAGCGAAGCCCAACTGATAGAGCTTATAACCCGCGAAGGCGAATGCTACCTGAAAACACCGGGACATCATTATACCGACGCCTTTATTGACAGGATCGACGAACAGTTTCCCGCCCTTGCCATCAATCAGATAAATTATCTGAACTTGTTAATGGTAAGCCCCTGCGTACACGTCGATGAAGTGATACGGCTGAAAAAAGAAATCCTTTCCGCACTTTCGGATTTCCACCGTACCGCCCATAAGTTAATGTACCGGCTTTGTGATCAATACAACCTCGAACCCGGTAACCAACCCCATGTACACCAACTCAAGAGAAACAGCCACAAGCAAAGGGGCCCGTTAGGTACCGATTGGACTTTTTTTCTTCACGGGACATCCTGTGCCTTCGAAAACAAAATCACCGGTCAGTTTCTGGACGTTAAGATTTGCCACAAAACTCAGTACGGAGTCATTGACAATTACTTTCTCAGACGATTTATAGAGACTACCCCAACCCACGACAAAGTGTCAAAGCTCATAGCGGGCAAGTCCCAGAATATGCATAAGATCCTGAGTACATTCAAAAGAATGGGATACCTAATTGAAGAGGTTGACGCTTTCGGCAATTACCAACTTCTGTATCTAACAGAGAAGAGCGATTACGCCCTTTGA
- a CDS encoding replication initiation protein, producing the protein MDNNGQIDSQQLFDYKITKSNKLINHRSSFSIVQQRAITLAIAQIQPEDHDLKRYRISIRDVAGIKKGERVGGSVYKHVREQIMQLTKTSIDHINNPDDPQSGFKSTSFIEEVEKHDGKDYVTIEFSQKAKPLLLNLKERFTTYALRYVLDFEHSYTLRLYELCKQYERIGKRRISIEYFRELLNLTTKYPGFGKLRTKVIDPAVKEINSLSDMRVSYEPIRQGRAFTDIVFSIRPVEEIKTNAVQNKGGEGVSVRKTKKAKVRTKKANKSKTEEAKVQPKPPALEFSWDVGPETQPTEEELRQKYLADYERYYQEVRTDYLRRATREQKNAFQAHVHENGTIPERNCLERLVSGEADRTDWNMFATFVIRTQGADQDRRYLDPQAYVQDRLEEHNR; encoded by the coding sequence ATGGACAACAACGGACAAATCGACAGCCAACAGCTATTCGATTACAAGATCACGAAGTCGAACAAGCTAATCAATCACCGGTCGTCATTCTCGATCGTGCAGCAAAGGGCGATTACCTTGGCGATTGCCCAGATCCAGCCCGAAGACCACGACCTCAAGCGCTACAGGATCAGTATCCGCGATGTGGCCGGAATCAAAAAAGGCGAAAGGGTAGGGGGATCGGTCTACAAGCATGTACGCGAGCAGATCATGCAGCTCACCAAAACCTCCATAGACCATATCAACAATCCCGACGACCCCCAAAGCGGGTTCAAGTCAACCTCATTCATCGAAGAGGTTGAGAAGCACGACGGCAAGGATTATGTGACCATCGAGTTTTCCCAAAAAGCCAAACCTCTGCTCCTGAATCTCAAAGAGCGCTTTACCACCTATGCGCTCCGCTACGTTCTTGATTTCGAGCACTCCTACACGCTCAGGCTCTACGAGCTCTGCAAACAGTACGAGCGTATCGGTAAAAGACGAATTTCCATCGAGTATTTCAGGGAGCTTCTTAACCTCACAACGAAATATCCCGGTTTCGGTAAACTCCGGACCAAGGTCATAGACCCTGCTGTCAAGGAAATCAATAGCTTATCCGATATGAGAGTCAGCTATGAGCCTATTAGGCAGGGAAGGGCCTTTACCGATATTGTTTTCAGTATCCGCCCAGTTGAAGAAATCAAGACTAATGCGGTTCAAAACAAGGGGGGGGAAGGCGTCTCGGTTCGAAAAACTAAAAAAGCGAAAGTTAGAACCAAGAAGGCCAATAAATCGAAAACCGAAGAGGCCAAGGTCCAGCCCAAACCCCCGGCCTTGGAATTCTCTTGGGACGTAGGCCCCGAAACCCAACCAACCGAAGAGGAACTTCGCCAAAAGTACCTCGCCGACTACGAACGCTACTACCAGGAGGTCCGTACCGACTACCTCCGTCGCGCCACCCGCGAACAGAAAAACGCCTTTCAGGCCCACGTCCACGAAAACGGCACCATTCCCGAGCGAAATTGCCTAGAACGGTTAGTGTCAGGCGAAGCCGACCGCACCGACTGGAACATGTTCGCCACCTTCGTCATCCGCACCCAAGGCGCCGACCAAGACCGCCGTTACCTGGACCCGCAAGCCTATGTCCAAGACCGTCTGGAGGAACATAACCGATAG
- a CDS encoding tetratricopeptide repeat protein has protein sequence MDTICLGFFVSKSGDPVKGRELLEGVLESHPKDGNIHCLFGIYIHMVEKRPEKAVTYFEYALSSDDCIWRKYAYQGLGEYLNGHKKYSEALELMDKALEEKETGEYYRIRAQSKGYMGDFEGALADDILALAKKCSSPRSVYLHEGDMLLALKRFPEAEAKFNRIPDWQFNAHLYVQKARLYYHLGNPILFSKWLDKAFEMPNPTAEAYEVRGIWHRSRGMLTESIEDLDRAIEMDPERPDPYYERGVSQYKANDFARAKTDLETAIRMKGTFPEAQSYLEDTDKALSGDGKAPIRYDNWKEAFKAKDYTTSLRLLDEALTHDPNNEEYYYHRSLCHKALGNYDAAIDNLRKDHFKPNGDDVYFHKLGALLVLAGKYEKAIDAYTEAKRLTPRPRKENIPEILSDRAQAFFRIGKRAEALTDITEAMEDPATKENEEVLSSAINIFLDEGLFELAHEKMPHWARQASIWQGRILIGYRDYDFAIRMLNDRHLHQPTKGQDSAEENQLIKSQIIVLGNLYLSLGQFEKAIRCYGQLATTFSEDPESHILLGEALYGADEYVKASESFRKAIDLGDKTGRGFLGAGRTKTALAKDLERVLDDFDNALSTDAENGDFHYFRSKALQALDKDTESIIALEKSVEVGNFSTETLYQVLNELSERKLNELYTKVVLENVRTLRHTGKVLPWVVRTGDDLSEDGPDNAYETEYLKLLTRVPEPKELTMDGAPEVHPKTMGPVTLRERREKLELFIAQKIANWEKGASPWGIIPVIGKLYISKKLDYCGANRLVAWLFTQVYKGEKDLVALRRLSEGLRRNNIFDLSIRLVRGKPSPKLSQKLLSRISAQERISSAFTLDLVAESIYRKTVRYPDEYGLFRMDVRTFPIYQRLGGLKAPEKETPRYVLRLYTGNEAVRSLRFECTPDTELSPADGRRLLFEYLEDSVRHGFDSDECRVYDWITEGIGDFSCFDKYFKFGEKVKVWENDTAFQLAVLKVMLTGDSNLDWRISEKLYLWADQDYHPSYSEIQKLIGNKIFIYWGVDAKQENPLDHAEYDEETYQTHQN, from the coding sequence ATGGATACAATATGCCTTGGCTTTTTTGTTTCAAAATCGGGGGATCCTGTAAAGGGGCGTGAACTTTTGGAAGGCGTATTGGAAAGTCATCCAAAGGACGGTAATATACATTGCCTGTTCGGGATCTATATACATATGGTGGAGAAGCGACCCGAAAAAGCCGTGACTTATTTTGAGTACGCATTAAGTTCTGATGATTGTATATGGAGAAAGTACGCTTACCAAGGTTTAGGGGAATATCTTAACGGCCATAAGAAGTATTCGGAAGCCTTGGAGCTTATGGACAAAGCCCTGGAAGAGAAGGAGACAGGGGAATATTACAGGATCCGCGCCCAATCCAAAGGTTATATGGGCGATTTTGAAGGAGCGTTGGCCGATGACATACTGGCTTTAGCAAAAAAATGCTCAAGCCCCAGGAGTGTCTATCTGCACGAAGGCGATATGCTGTTAGCCCTGAAACGCTTTCCGGAAGCGGAAGCCAAGTTCAATAGAATTCCCGATTGGCAGTTTAATGCCCATTTATACGTTCAGAAAGCCCGTTTATATTATCATTTAGGAAATCCTATTCTCTTCAGTAAATGGTTGGACAAGGCCTTTGAAATGCCTAACCCTACCGCCGAAGCTTATGAAGTGAGAGGTATTTGGCATCGTTCAAGAGGGATGCTGACCGAATCTATCGAGGACTTGGACAGGGCGATAGAAATGGATCCCGAACGTCCCGATCCATATTACGAAAGAGGGGTAAGCCAATATAAAGCGAATGATTTTGCTCGGGCGAAGACGGATTTGGAGACCGCTATCCGGATGAAAGGGACGTTTCCGGAAGCCCAGTCCTACTTGGAAGACACTGATAAGGCCTTAAGCGGAGACGGGAAAGCACCGATTCGTTACGATAATTGGAAGGAAGCCTTTAAGGCCAAGGACTATACGACGAGTCTTAGGCTTTTAGACGAGGCGTTGACACATGACCCCAACAATGAAGAATATTATTATCATCGTAGCCTCTGTCATAAAGCATTGGGCAATTACGACGCTGCGATCGATAATTTGAGAAAGGATCATTTTAAGCCCAATGGGGATGACGTTTATTTTCATAAACTCGGGGCACTTCTGGTTTTGGCGGGCAAGTATGAAAAAGCCATTGACGCTTATACGGAAGCGAAGCGACTGACACCACGGCCAAGAAAAGAAAATATTCCAGAAATCCTTTCGGATAGAGCCCAAGCCTTCTTTAGGATTGGAAAAAGGGCCGAAGCCCTGACGGACATCACCGAAGCGATGGAAGATCCCGCAACCAAGGAAAACGAAGAAGTCCTTTCGTCTGCCATCAACATATTTCTGGACGAAGGGCTGTTCGAACTGGCACACGAAAAGATGCCACATTGGGCCCGACAAGCCTCGATTTGGCAGGGCCGTATACTAATAGGGTACAGAGATTACGATTTCGCTATCCGTATGCTGAATGATCGACATCTCCACCAACCTACTAAGGGGCAAGACAGCGCCGAAGAAAATCAGCTTATTAAGAGCCAAATCATTGTCTTAGGGAATCTGTATCTTTCATTGGGGCAATTTGAAAAAGCGATACGTTGTTACGGACAGCTGGCCACCACTTTTTCCGAAGATCCGGAATCGCATATACTTTTGGGCGAAGCGCTTTACGGAGCGGACGAGTATGTTAAAGCTTCTGAAAGTTTTAGAAAGGCCATTGATTTGGGAGATAAGACGGGACGCGGTTTTTTGGGAGCCGGACGGACAAAAACGGCATTAGCGAAAGACCTAGAAAGAGTGTTAGACGATTTCGATAACGCACTGAGTACTGATGCTGAGAACGGGGATTTCCACTACTTCCGGAGCAAAGCCTTACAAGCGCTTGACAAAGACACTGAGAGCATAATAGCGTTAGAAAAGAGCGTCGAAGTCGGTAACTTTTCCACCGAAACCCTTTATCAGGTATTAAATGAGCTATCCGAAAGAAAGCTGAATGAACTATATACCAAAGTAGTATTGGAAAATGTCCGGACCCTTCGTCATACTGGCAAAGTACTGCCTTGGGTTGTCCGTACAGGAGATGACCTTTCGGAAGACGGGCCTGATAACGCTTATGAAACCGAATACCTAAAATTGCTTACGAGAGTGCCCGAGCCCAAAGAGTTAACTATGGACGGGGCTCCCGAAGTTCACCCTAAGACTATGGGGCCCGTGACGTTGCGGGAACGCCGGGAAAAGCTCGAGCTCTTTATCGCCCAGAAAATAGCCAATTGGGAAAAAGGGGCTTCACCTTGGGGTATTATTCCGGTTATCGGAAAACTGTATATTAGCAAGAAGCTTGACTATTGCGGAGCCAACCGTTTGGTGGCTTGGTTATTTACGCAAGTCTATAAGGGAGAAAAAGATTTAGTGGCCCTTAGGCGTTTGAGCGAAGGATTACGCCGAAACAATATCTTTGATCTAAGTATTCGGTTGGTTCGGGGTAAACCGTCACCCAAACTAAGTCAGAAGCTGTTATCGAGAATATCGGCACAGGAACGCATATCGAGCGCTTTTACGCTTGATTTGGTGGCTGAGTCTATCTATCGAAAAACTGTCCGGTATCCGGATGAATACGGATTGTTCCGCATGGATGTCCGTACGTTTCCGATATATCAGCGCCTCGGTGGCCTGAAAGCTCCCGAAAAAGAAACGCCCCGGTATGTTCTGCGATTATATACAGGCAATGAAGCTGTCCGAAGTTTACGTTTTGAGTGTACACCAGACACCGAATTGAGTCCAGCAGACGGAAGGCGATTGCTCTTCGAGTATCTGGAGGATTCGGTACGGCACGGATTTGACAGTGACGAATGCAGGGTGTATGATTGGATAACGGAAGGAATTGGGGACTTCTCGTGTTTTGACAAGTATTTCAAATTTGGGGAGAAGGTCAAAGTATGGGAGAACGATACGGCGTTTCAACTTGCGGTTCTGAAAGTTATGCTAACCGGCGATTCTAATCTGGACTGGCGTATATCCGAAAAGCTTTATCTGTGGGCGGATCAGGATTATCATCCAAGTTATTCAGAGATACAGAAACTAATCGGAAATAAAATTTTCATCTATTGGGGAGTGGATGCGAAACAAGAAAATCCGCTCGATCATGCGGAATATGATGAAGAAACATATCAAACCCACCAAAACTAA
- a CDS encoding DNA-processing protein DprA, which yields MLSDFPIERVGIDDPEYPLALRDLGKSAPGVLYFRGDLSCLESGPAVAVVGSRRLSGHGRRAGDRIVSEYFVKREGFVTVSGLALGCDTVGHLASVRCGRPSVAVMATGLDKVYPDGNRKLAENILRAGGAWVSEYPPGTGPDRSRFVARNRIQAGLSHGVFVIESGAKGGTMHTAKFAERYGRPGACLASHFLPEFVNDVDLEAVAGNRILMDRGWHGLDSERSVMEFVAEVLAWGRARRKVGGQMEIF from the coding sequence ATGTTGAGTGATTTTCCTATAGAGCGTGTTGGGATTGACGATCCGGAATATCCTTTGGCTTTGCGGGATTTGGGAAAGTCGGCGCCCGGGGTTTTGTATTTCAGGGGGGATTTGTCTTGTCTGGAATCGGGGCCGGCTGTGGCCGTTGTCGGCAGCAGGAGGCTGAGCGGTCACGGGCGCCGGGCGGGGGACAGGATCGTGTCGGAGTATTTTGTGAAGCGAGAGGGTTTTGTGACGGTCAGCGGTTTGGCGCTGGGTTGCGATACAGTGGGCCATCTGGCTTCGGTCCGTTGCGGCAGGCCTTCGGTGGCGGTGATGGCTACGGGCTTGGACAAGGTTTATCCGGACGGGAACCGCAAGTTGGCGGAGAATATTTTGCGTGCCGGAGGGGCTTGGGTCAGCGAGTATCCGCCGGGTACGGGGCCCGACAGGTCTAGGTTTGTGGCGCGCAACAGGATTCAGGCGGGGCTGAGTCACGGGGTTTTCGTGATTGAGTCGGGAGCCAAGGGCGGGACGATGCATACGGCCAAGTTCGCGGAGCGGTACGGCAGGCCGGGGGCTTGTCTGGCGAGCCATTTTTTGCCGGAGTTCGTGAATGATGTTGATTTGGAAGCCGTGGCGGGAAACCGTATTTTGATGGACAGGGGTTGGCACGGGCTGGATTCGGAGCGGTCGGTAATGGAGTTTGTGGCTGAAGTTTTGGCTTGGGGTCGGGCCCGGAGGAAGGTTGGCGGGCAGATGGAGATTTTTTGA